One genomic region from Neoarius graeffei isolate fNeoGra1 chromosome 4, fNeoGra1.pri, whole genome shotgun sequence encodes:
- the LOC132885228 gene encoding uncharacterized protein LOC132885228 isoform X2, translated as MDDVEHSVVIAERDWESFYEESEECSIQQAWLASLDDSGFSDTDDEKNSTQGPVLDFQIKPDKSNEEPDAAALTQSEVDDCKAENTLEEPESYKTDNERPTEQTAEINLNDVPTAYACLTSDSSVSVNDASLTDQQHTASDIKDLREHDESHSEGKPCQAIGEPNTSFPCIQHAWQVGSSEGERALKVSESSATPTKEKERWFVTVNDSPVMQRVKSGQKKVRKKKTSRKVVQQSIVTESQCSVSNNKKEEVLMKDVQILQNEFMQPLQTYCESVYFNPRPNHFCEEVILDSCNNQKEVLSLMKEPEKEAFEKPSTPKINCASEASSSFIAEEEILSCAFSFNCKDNSDVPTETFENNPPASVTPPSPLTLTDVALLQTDALINDQNITNKPNSNTQVTNPDHPMTNNLSHKSHEDTQDDGSRFILEACSTTTPLEMLQEKKPLKQMQEELKLPSQEAQNDGSRKESLEAAVGPNCPIYALSSFWDEMEKLTIKDILHLRSAHNRSPMSGSVVTEESDVEDKNLLPSKQDRGQESGLMDDSADSDYFTHVEESKPDCSSCELSDFDEEFLQILNRSGNHSPEPQHIKEQTEHFNSTYIPGHEFVPDNECESLDMIQLSHQNEIPDYLYPVTEAPSLFLTPSQDSNGNPFELDGIKKTPVLSFDNSADNQSMLTFSEILTKDINGSGSSDRHSSTVVSFPFAQNLSVCEMYDDFFSDFEIGNFFFPSTQDKTVPIFSASRSVVRDLIVPKVEELDFDPDFEEDIKPGRDITCFSSQPDISTSPSGMPNLFFSMSQRGNWSSLFSLRRTRFIEKGSTWHNKVSSWIFQKEARKATSYISRTQMMQNKSFLQLVEPQKHAVFVSTLLANVSAISAIQYLRKYGKGQNSR; from the exons ATGGATGACGTAGAGCACAGTGTTGTAATAGCAGAGCGAGACTGGGAGAGTTTCTATGAGGAGAGTGAGGAATGCTCTATTCAACAGGCATGGCTTGCAAGCCTGGATGATTCAGGCTTcagtgacactgatgatgagaaaAATTCCACCCAAGGGCCTGTTTTAGATTTCCAAATCAAGCCTGATAAATCAAACGAGGAGCCTGATGCTGCAGCACTGACACAGAGTGAAGTTGATGACTGTAAAGCTGAAAACACCTTAGAAGAACCTGAAAGTTATAAAACAGACAATGAGAGACCTACTGAGCAAACTGCAGAGATCAATCTGAATGATGTTCCAACCGCATATGCATGTCTGACCTCAGATAGCAGTGTAAGTGTTAATGACGCCAGTCTGACTGATCAGCAACATACTGCCTCAGATATAAAGGATTTGAGAGAGCATGACGAAAGTCACAGTGAGGGTAAGCCATGTCAGGCCATTGGAGAGCCAAACACATCCTTCCCATGTATTCAGCATGCCTGGCAAGTTGGCAGCTCAGAAGGAGAAAGAGCTTTGAAGGTTTCAGAAAGTTCAGCAACTCCAACAAAAGAGAAAGAACGGTGGTTTGTCACAGTAAATGACAGTCCGGTAATGCAAAGAGTAAAGTCTGGCcaaaaaaaagtaagaaaaaaaaaaacctcgaggAAAGTAGTCCAACAGAGCATAGTAACAGAAAGTCAGTGCTCCGTCTCAAATAATAAGAAAGAAGAAGTATTAATGAAAGATGTACAAATTTTACAGAATGAATTTATGCAACCTCTCCAAACATATTGTGAAAGCGTTTACTTTAATCCACGTCCTAACCATTTTTGTGAAGAGGTTATTTTAGACTCGTGTAATAATCAGAAGGAAGTTTTATCTCTCATGAAAGAACCTGAAAAGGAGGCCTTTGAAAAACCTTCTACTCCAAAAATTAACTGCGCTTCAGAAGCATCATCATCATTTATTGCTGAAGAGGAAATCTTAAGTTGCGCTTTTAGTTTTAACTGCAAAGACAATTCAGATGTTCCAACAGAAACCTTCGAAAACAACCCTCCTGCTTCTGTGACTCCCCCTTCCCCGTTAACACTCACAGATGTTGCACTATTACAGACTGATGCGCTAATAAATGACCAAAACATCACCAACAAACCCAATAGTAACACACAAGTCACCAATCCAGATCACCCGATGACCAACAATTTAAGCCATAAAAGTCATGAAGATACTCAAGACGATGGTTCTAGATTCATTCTGGAGGCGTGTTCAACAACTACTCCTTTAGAAATGCTCCAAGAGAAAAAGCCTCTAAAACAAATGCAGGAAGAATTGAAACTGCCCTCCCAGGAGGCACAGAATGATGGATCACGAAAGGAAAGTCTTGAAGCGGCTGTTGGTCCAAACTGCCCAATATATGCTCTTTCATCTTTCTGGGATGAAATGGAGAAGTTGACAATAAAGGACATTTTACATCTTAGATCAGCTCATAACAGGTCTCCTATGAGTGGAAGTGTAGTTACTGAGGAGAGTGATGTTGAAGATAAAAATCTGCTTCCTTCTAAACAGGACAGGGGACAAGAAAGTGGCTTGATGGATGACTCGGCAGACTCTGACTATTTCACGCATGTAGAGGAGTCTAAACCAGACTGTTCAAGTTGTGAACTCTCTGATTTTGATGAGGAATTTCTACAAATACTTAACAGAAGTGGAAACCATAGTCCTGAGCCTCAACATATTAAAGAACAGACTGAACATTTTAATTCTACATACATCCCAGGCCATGAATTTGTTCCAGATAATGAATGTGAATCTCTAGACATGATACAACTGAGTCATCAGAATGAAATCCCAGATTATTTGTATCCAGTCACAGAGGCACCAAGTTTATTTCTTACACCTAGTCAGGATAGTAATGGAAACCCTTTTGAACTGGACGGAATCAAGAAAACACCTGTTTTATCATTTGATAATTCAGCAGACAATCAATCCATGTTAACCTTTTCTGAGATTTTGACGAAGGACATTAATGGATCTGGTTCCTCAGACAGACACAGCAGCACTGTTGTCTCATTTCCATTCGCACAGAACTTGTCAGTATGTGAGATGTATGATGATTTCTTCTCAGACTTTGAGATTgggaattttttctttccttcaacCCAAGATAAGACTGTTCCTATCTTCTCTGCTTCACGCTCAGTGGTGAGAGATTTGATAGTCCCGAAGGTGGAGGAACTTGATTTTGACCCAGATTTTGAAGAAGATATTAAGCCAGGAAGGGACATTACTTGCTTCAGCAGCCAGCCAGACATATCTACTAGTCCCTCAGGAATGCCAAACCTGTTCTTTTCCATGAGCCAAAGAGGAAACTGGAGTAGTCTTTTCTCTCTCAGAAGAACCAGATTTATAGAAAAAGGGAGCACCTGGCACAACAAAGTCAGCTCTTGGATTTTCCAAAAAGAAGCAAGAAAGGCAACATCATACATTTCAAGAACCCAAATGATGCAGAACAAATCCTTCCTACAACTGGTAGAGCCGCAGAAACATGCTGTATTTGTTTCAA CTCTCCTGGCAAATGTTAGTGCAATCTCAGCCATCCAGTACTTGCGGAAATATGGAAAAGGACAAAACTCAAGATGA
- the LOC132885228 gene encoding uncharacterized protein LOC132885228 isoform X1 — protein sequence MDDVEHSVVIAERDWESFYEESEECSIQQAWLASLDDSGFSDTDDEKNSTQGPVLDFQIKPDKSNEEPDAAALTQSEVDDCKAENTLEEPESYKTDNERPTEQTAEINLNDVPTAYACLTSDSSVSVNDASLTDQQHTASDIKDLREHDESHSEGKPCQAIGEPNTSFPCIQHAWQVGSSEGERALKVSESSATPTKEKERWFVTVNDSPVMQRVKSGQKKVRKKKTSRKVVQQSIVTESQCSVSNNKKEEVLMKDVQILQNEFMQPLQTYCESVYFNPRPNHFCEEVILDSCNNQKEVLSLMKEPEKEAFEKPSTPKINCASEASSSFIAEEEILSCAFSFNCKDNSDVPTETFENNPPASVTPPSPLTLTDVALLQTDALINDQNITNKPNSNTQVTNPDHPMTNNLSHKSHEDTQDDGSRFILEACSTTTPLEMLQEKKPLKQMQEELKLPSQEAQNDGSRKESLEAAVGPNCPIYALSSFWDEMEKLTIKDILHLRSAHNRSPMSGSVVTEESDVEDKNLLPSKQDRGQESGLMDDSADSDYFTHVEESKPDCSSCELSDFDEEFLQILNRSGNHSPEPQHIKEQTEHFNSTYIPGHEFVPDNECESLDMIQLSHQNEIPDYLYPVTEAPSLFLTPSQDSNGNPFELDGIKKTPVLSFDNSADNQSMLTFSEILTKDINGSGSSDRHSSTVVSFPFAQNLSVCEMYDDFFSDFEIGNFFFPSTQDKTVPIFSASRSVVRDLIVPKVEELDFDPDFEEDIKPGRDITCFSSQPDISTSPSGMPNLFFSMSQRGNWSSLFSLRRTRFIEKGSTWHNKVSSWIFQKEARKATSYISRTQMMQNKSFLQLVEPQKHAVFVSKKEDFSFSITQADMCLVCIAFASWVLKSSNSQSTDMWKAALLANVSAISAIQYLRKYGKGQNSR from the exons ATGGATGACGTAGAGCACAGTGTTGTAATAGCAGAGCGAGACTGGGAGAGTTTCTATGAGGAGAGTGAGGAATGCTCTATTCAACAGGCATGGCTTGCAAGCCTGGATGATTCAGGCTTcagtgacactgatgatgagaaaAATTCCACCCAAGGGCCTGTTTTAGATTTCCAAATCAAGCCTGATAAATCAAACGAGGAGCCTGATGCTGCAGCACTGACACAGAGTGAAGTTGATGACTGTAAAGCTGAAAACACCTTAGAAGAACCTGAAAGTTATAAAACAGACAATGAGAGACCTACTGAGCAAACTGCAGAGATCAATCTGAATGATGTTCCAACCGCATATGCATGTCTGACCTCAGATAGCAGTGTAAGTGTTAATGACGCCAGTCTGACTGATCAGCAACATACTGCCTCAGATATAAAGGATTTGAGAGAGCATGACGAAAGTCACAGTGAGGGTAAGCCATGTCAGGCCATTGGAGAGCCAAACACATCCTTCCCATGTATTCAGCATGCCTGGCAAGTTGGCAGCTCAGAAGGAGAAAGAGCTTTGAAGGTTTCAGAAAGTTCAGCAACTCCAACAAAAGAGAAAGAACGGTGGTTTGTCACAGTAAATGACAGTCCGGTAATGCAAAGAGTAAAGTCTGGCcaaaaaaaagtaagaaaaaaaaaaacctcgaggAAAGTAGTCCAACAGAGCATAGTAACAGAAAGTCAGTGCTCCGTCTCAAATAATAAGAAAGAAGAAGTATTAATGAAAGATGTACAAATTTTACAGAATGAATTTATGCAACCTCTCCAAACATATTGTGAAAGCGTTTACTTTAATCCACGTCCTAACCATTTTTGTGAAGAGGTTATTTTAGACTCGTGTAATAATCAGAAGGAAGTTTTATCTCTCATGAAAGAACCTGAAAAGGAGGCCTTTGAAAAACCTTCTACTCCAAAAATTAACTGCGCTTCAGAAGCATCATCATCATTTATTGCTGAAGAGGAAATCTTAAGTTGCGCTTTTAGTTTTAACTGCAAAGACAATTCAGATGTTCCAACAGAAACCTTCGAAAACAACCCTCCTGCTTCTGTGACTCCCCCTTCCCCGTTAACACTCACAGATGTTGCACTATTACAGACTGATGCGCTAATAAATGACCAAAACATCACCAACAAACCCAATAGTAACACACAAGTCACCAATCCAGATCACCCGATGACCAACAATTTAAGCCATAAAAGTCATGAAGATACTCAAGACGATGGTTCTAGATTCATTCTGGAGGCGTGTTCAACAACTACTCCTTTAGAAATGCTCCAAGAGAAAAAGCCTCTAAAACAAATGCAGGAAGAATTGAAACTGCCCTCCCAGGAGGCACAGAATGATGGATCACGAAAGGAAAGTCTTGAAGCGGCTGTTGGTCCAAACTGCCCAATATATGCTCTTTCATCTTTCTGGGATGAAATGGAGAAGTTGACAATAAAGGACATTTTACATCTTAGATCAGCTCATAACAGGTCTCCTATGAGTGGAAGTGTAGTTACTGAGGAGAGTGATGTTGAAGATAAAAATCTGCTTCCTTCTAAACAGGACAGGGGACAAGAAAGTGGCTTGATGGATGACTCGGCAGACTCTGACTATTTCACGCATGTAGAGGAGTCTAAACCAGACTGTTCAAGTTGTGAACTCTCTGATTTTGATGAGGAATTTCTACAAATACTTAACAGAAGTGGAAACCATAGTCCTGAGCCTCAACATATTAAAGAACAGACTGAACATTTTAATTCTACATACATCCCAGGCCATGAATTTGTTCCAGATAATGAATGTGAATCTCTAGACATGATACAACTGAGTCATCAGAATGAAATCCCAGATTATTTGTATCCAGTCACAGAGGCACCAAGTTTATTTCTTACACCTAGTCAGGATAGTAATGGAAACCCTTTTGAACTGGACGGAATCAAGAAAACACCTGTTTTATCATTTGATAATTCAGCAGACAATCAATCCATGTTAACCTTTTCTGAGATTTTGACGAAGGACATTAATGGATCTGGTTCCTCAGACAGACACAGCAGCACTGTTGTCTCATTTCCATTCGCACAGAACTTGTCAGTATGTGAGATGTATGATGATTTCTTCTCAGACTTTGAGATTgggaattttttctttccttcaacCCAAGATAAGACTGTTCCTATCTTCTCTGCTTCACGCTCAGTGGTGAGAGATTTGATAGTCCCGAAGGTGGAGGAACTTGATTTTGACCCAGATTTTGAAGAAGATATTAAGCCAGGAAGGGACATTACTTGCTTCAGCAGCCAGCCAGACATATCTACTAGTCCCTCAGGAATGCCAAACCTGTTCTTTTCCATGAGCCAAAGAGGAAACTGGAGTAGTCTTTTCTCTCTCAGAAGAACCAGATTTATAGAAAAAGGGAGCACCTGGCACAACAAAGTCAGCTCTTGGATTTTCCAAAAAGAAGCAAGAAAGGCAACATCATACATTTCAAGAACCCAAATGATGCAGAACAAATCCTTCCTACAACTGGTAGAGCCGCAGAAACATGCTGTATTTGTTTCAA AAAAAGAAGACTTTAGCTTTTCTATAACGCAAGCAGATATGTGCCTGGTTTGTATTGCCTTTGCTTCCTGGGTATTAAAATCCTCTAATTCACAGTCTACAGATATGTGGAAAGCAG CTCTCCTGGCAAATGTTAGTGCAATCTCAGCCATCCAGTACTTGCGGAAATATGGAAAAGGACAAAACTCAAGATGA
- the LOC132884466 gene encoding RING finger protein 223, whose amino-acid sequence MQEPEALPPTSNATSETPETTLPKDEDQVWDVAPECSICFTPYDNVFKTPKVLQCNHTFCLECLSRFVSVSPEQKGTQITCPLCRQPTSVPENGPPALTTSQEVLGQLPSHQQQEERVWLEGQKLCYANPQAPNGVCINIGGSKEQNENRQEETENNRNSLRNCMGLLKRWQRLVIYLLVLLILLIIVIWPIQCIFNRGSTSGCFMNQDMHLITITTASASTNG is encoded by the coding sequence ATGCAGGAACCAGAGGCATTACCACCAACGTCCAATGCAACATCGGAAACACCCGAGACAACACTTCCTAAAGATGAGGATCAAGTTTGGGATGTAGCTCCAGAATGTTCCATTTGCTTCACGCCATATGATAATGTCTTTAAGACACCTAAAGTTCTGCAGTGCAATCACACATTCTGTCTGGAGTGCCTGTCTCGTTTTGTCAGTGTTTCACCAGAACAGAAAGGCACCCAGATTACCTGCCCCCTTTGCAGACAGCCAACTTCTGTGCCTGAAAACGGTCCACCAGCTCTGACCACCAGCCAGGAGGTTCTGGGGCAACTGCCCAGCCACCAGCAGCAAGAGGAGCGTGTATGGCTCGAAGGACAGAAGCTCTGCTATGCAAATCCACAGGCACCCAATGGTGTCTGCATTAACATTGGGGGTAGCAAGGAACAGAATGAGAACAGACAAGAGGAAACGGAGAATAACAGGAACTCTCTGAGGAACTGCATGGGTCTACTCAAAAGGTGGCAGCGACTAGTGATCTACCTACTGGTGTTGCTCATACTGCTCATCATAGTCATCTGGCCCATCCAGTGCATCTTCAACCGGGGTTCGACATCAGGCTGCTTTATGAATCAGGACATGCACCTGATTACCATCACTACAGCGTCAGCCAGCACAAATGGGTGA